The following are from one region of the Sandaracinus amylolyticus genome:
- the cpaB gene encoding Flp pilus assembly protein CpaB translates to MKLRALLLSLLVAGIGAALCFAAFARVRREAQGGEPVRVVAVTRDLAPGAVLTRDVLAVRTIPRAYVEERHVPFEDTETVVGLRAVSALRAGEALLWNDVDDEAVAAARLAAVIGEGRRAVTVRVHATSAFTGLLRPGDRVDVLHFAPRLGSEERVTAQLLENVLVLAVAGTLDPSSPSRCGATSAQQVTVAATVDEAQRLVHAQSTGDLHLVLRNPDDVEPMLSMGDPVTDADVLVAAERRRRRARSDVPSSIR, encoded by the coding sequence GTGAAGCTCCGAGCGCTGCTCCTCTCTCTCCTCGTCGCAGGCATCGGTGCCGCGCTCTGCTTCGCCGCGTTCGCGCGCGTGCGGCGCGAGGCCCAAGGCGGTGAGCCGGTCCGCGTGGTCGCGGTCACGCGCGACCTCGCGCCGGGCGCGGTGCTGACGCGCGACGTGCTCGCGGTGCGCACCATCCCGCGCGCCTACGTCGAAGAGCGCCACGTGCCCTTCGAGGACACCGAGACCGTGGTCGGACTGCGCGCGGTGAGCGCGCTCCGCGCCGGTGAGGCGCTGCTGTGGAACGACGTCGACGACGAGGCGGTCGCGGCCGCGCGGCTCGCCGCGGTGATCGGCGAAGGACGGCGCGCGGTGACGGTCCGCGTGCACGCGACCTCGGCCTTCACCGGTCTCTTGCGCCCGGGTGATCGCGTCGACGTGCTGCACTTCGCGCCGCGCCTCGGAAGCGAGGAGCGCGTCACCGCGCAGCTGCTCGAGAACGTCCTGGTGCTCGCGGTCGCGGGCACGCTCGACCCGAGCTCGCCCTCGCGCTGCGGCGCGACCTCGGCGCAGCAGGTCACGGTCGCGGCGACCGTCGACGAAGCGCAGCGCCTCGTGCACGCGCAGTCGACCGGTGATCTGCACCTCGTGCTGCGCAACCCCGACGACGTCGAGCCCATGCTCTCGATGGGCGATCCGGTGACCGACGCCGACGTGCTGGTCGCGGCCGAGCGCCGCCGCCGCCGCGCGCGCAGCGACGTGCCCTCGAGCATCCGCTGA
- a CDS encoding TadE/TadG family type IV pilus assembly protein, which produces MRRDVERSLLRDTRGAAYAEAVLVIPVFVLLAGGVVYLHGVHAARMDASLRARECAWAYANGGCETLPPECRETGGGAADDGGDPALADAVASVQEMQSSFPIPGLGSTGEAIFGRTVRLSATATAQSTPLFPAPPREMEASALGVCNERERTIETVARDVFCSAVSSIGLGGPLGC; this is translated from the coding sequence ATGCGACGAGACGTCGAACGATCGCTGCTGCGCGACACGCGCGGCGCGGCCTATGCCGAGGCGGTCCTGGTGATCCCCGTGTTCGTGCTGCTCGCGGGCGGCGTCGTGTACCTCCACGGCGTGCACGCGGCGCGCATGGACGCGTCGCTGCGGGCCCGCGAGTGCGCGTGGGCCTACGCGAACGGCGGCTGCGAGACGCTGCCACCCGAGTGCCGCGAGACCGGCGGCGGCGCGGCCGACGACGGTGGTGATCCCGCGCTCGCCGATGCGGTCGCGTCGGTGCAGGAGATGCAGAGCTCCTTCCCGATCCCCGGGCTGGGCTCGACCGGCGAGGCGATCTTCGGGCGTACCGTGCGCCTCTCCGCGACCGCGACCGCGCAGAGCACGCCGCTCTTCCCCGCGCCTCCGCGCGAGATGGAGGCGAGCGCGCTCGGCGTGTGCAACGAGCGCGAGCGCACCATCGAGACGGTCGCGCGCGACGTGTTCTGCAGCGCGGTGTCGAGCATCGGCCTCGGAGGGCCGCTCGGATGCTGA
- a CDS encoding trypsin-like peptidase domain-containing protein encodes MSQSPLHDHAPVTRRSRSRRRRARLAALGITLALGGSAAAVSVSAQEAPRATQPQTAAEPPPIPQPQAQAAIADAERVGTAFAAVAERISPSVVSIRVEARIDPREQMQQLPFGMFPGMPQEGDDERIVQGGGSGLVISADGAILTNRHVIENATRIRVRFQDGRELPATVAGVDRATDLAVLRVQARDLVPLRFANMERQRVGQWVVAIGSPFGLDTTVTAGVLSATGRGGIGMNEIEDYIQTDASINPGNSGGPLVNLDGEVVGINTMIIGRGQGIGFAIPADMAERVAQQLLAEGRVRRAWIGVGFQELTPELAADFGVGSRRGALVNEIVPNGPAARAGVQSGDVIVAVEGVPVRESRDLMRHVLRRPIGASVRIDVMRAGRAVQLALTTAERPDPRDTTPQELGGRDARPTRDDGTWGLSLLPLTPQLAREVGHAGPQGAVVARVRQGSPAERAGLERGDVIVEADRGAVRGPGEVENAARDGRALLRVARGERSFFTVMHRE; translated from the coding sequence ATGTCGCAGTCTCCCCTCCACGACCACGCTCCCGTCACCCGGCGCAGCCGTTCCCGCCGGCGCCGCGCACGTCTCGCCGCGCTGGGCATCACCCTCGCGCTCGGCGGCAGCGCCGCCGCCGTGTCGGTCTCCGCACAAGAAGCGCCGCGCGCGACGCAGCCGCAGACCGCCGCAGAGCCGCCGCCGATCCCGCAGCCCCAGGCGCAGGCCGCGATCGCCGACGCCGAGCGCGTGGGCACCGCGTTCGCCGCGGTCGCCGAGCGCATCTCTCCCTCGGTCGTCTCGATCCGCGTCGAGGCGCGCATCGATCCCCGCGAGCAGATGCAGCAGCTCCCGTTCGGCATGTTCCCCGGGATGCCGCAGGAAGGCGACGACGAGCGCATCGTGCAGGGCGGCGGCTCGGGCCTCGTGATCTCCGCGGACGGCGCGATCCTCACGAACCGCCACGTCATCGAGAACGCGACGCGCATCCGCGTGCGCTTCCAGGACGGACGCGAGCTGCCCGCCACCGTCGCCGGCGTCGATCGCGCGACCGATCTCGCGGTGCTCCGCGTGCAGGCGCGCGACCTCGTGCCGCTGCGCTTCGCGAACATGGAGCGACAGCGCGTCGGCCAGTGGGTCGTCGCGATCGGCTCGCCCTTCGGGCTCGACACCACCGTCACCGCGGGCGTGCTCAGCGCGACCGGCCGCGGCGGCATCGGGATGAACGAGATCGAGGACTACATCCAGACCGACGCGAGCATCAACCCGGGCAACTCGGGCGGTCCGCTGGTGAACCTCGACGGCGAGGTCGTCGGGATCAACACGATGATCATCGGCCGCGGTCAGGGCATCGGCTTCGCGATCCCCGCCGACATGGCGGAGCGCGTCGCGCAGCAGCTGCTCGCCGAAGGCCGCGTGCGGCGCGCGTGGATCGGCGTCGGGTTCCAGGAGCTGACGCCCGAGCTCGCGGCGGACTTCGGCGTCGGATCGCGGCGCGGCGCGCTGGTGAACGAGATCGTGCCCAACGGTCCGGCGGCGCGCGCGGGCGTGCAGTCGGGCGACGTGATCGTCGCGGTCGAGGGCGTGCCGGTGCGCGAGTCGCGCGACCTGATGCGCCACGTGCTGCGCCGCCCGATCGGCGCGTCGGTGCGCATCGACGTGATGCGCGCGGGACGTGCGGTGCAGCTCGCGCTGACGACCGCGGAGCGACCCGATCCGCGCGACACGACCCCGCAGGAGCTCGGCGGTCGCGACGCGCGCCCGACGCGCGACGACGGGACGTGGGGGCTCTCGCTGCTCCCGCTCACGCCGCAGCTCGCGCGCGAGGTCGGCCACGCCGGACCGCAGGGCGCGGTGGTCGCGCGGGTGCGCCAGGGCAGCCCCGCGGAGCGCGCCGGGCTGGAGCGCGGGGACGTCATCGTCGAGGCCGATCGCGGCGCGGTGCGCGGGCCCGGCGAGGTCGAGAACGCAGCGCGCGACGGACGCGCCCTGCTGCGCGTGGCGCGCGGCGAGCGCTCGTTCTTCACGGTGATGCACCGGGAGTGA